The following coding sequences are from one Nymphalis io chromosome 5, ilAglIoxx1.1, whole genome shotgun sequence window:
- the LOC126768539 gene encoding uncharacterized protein LOC126768539, protein MKDMNSINKNNISELTKLARKFNCFYLSGLHQGICKPFLVAGHQVGLVRPDILKHLQRFPEVFRITGKVVELNPAFRDYQERTSKVAGVLQGLRKENELCALKGWRDECFEVSTLFHHESLLEMDRSATCLFGIRNYGVSVNGYLFHPVKGLCIWLQQRSFTKQTWPGKWDCFVSGGLAVGYGILETCVKEVAEEASVVGELVKKLVPAGCVSFYFESERGLFPNTEYVYDLELPLDFVPKNADGEVETFELLTAEECVQRALSPHFKTTSAPVLMDFLIRRGYINPENEPNYRYIVELLHVPLQTIYNWPHSDISSNGDVQNLEC, encoded by the exons atgaaagatatgaattctataaataaaaataacatttcagaACTAACGAAATTAGCGaggaaatttaattgtttttatttatcag gACTTCATCAAGGAATATGTAAGCCGTTTTTAGTAGCTGGACACCAAGTAGGGCTTGTTCGTCCAGATATACTAAAACATCTTCAAAGATTCCCGGAg gTATTCAGAATTACTGGTAAAGTTGTGGAACTCAATCCTGCATTCAGAGACTACCAAGAAAGAACCTCGAAAGTTGCTGGAGTATTACAAGGTTTACGTAAAGAAAATGAATTATGTGCTCTCAAGGGTTGGCGAGATGAG tgTTTCGAGGTGAGCACCCTATTCCATCACGAAAGCCTGCTGGAAATGGACAGGAGTGCAACATGTCTTTTTGGTATAAGAAACTATGGGGTCAGTGTAAATGGCTACTTGTTTCACCCAGTTAAAGGACTTTGTATCTGGTTACAGCAGAGGAGCTTTACTAAGCAGACATGGCCag GAAAGTGGGATTGTTTTGTTAGTGGTGGATTGGCAGTGGGCTATGGAATTCTGGAAACTTGTGTAAAAGAAGTTGCAGAGGAAGCGTCTGTTGTGGGTGAGTTAGTAAAAAAGTTGGTGCCAGCTGGTTGTGTTAG CTTCTACTTTGAAAGTGAAAGAGGGTTGTTTCCTAATACGGAATATGTGTATGATCTTGAGCTTCCATTGGATTTTGTCCCAAAAAATGCAGATGGTGAAGTAGAAACATTTGAACTTTTGACTGCAGAAGAATGTGTGCAAAGAGCTCTTTCCCCTCATTTTAAAACCACAAGTGCTCCAGTTCTAATGGACTTCCTTATAAGAAGGGGATATATAAATCCTGAGAATG AACCGAACTACAGATACATTGTGGAATTACTTCATGTACCATTGCAGACAATCTACAACTGGCCCCATTCTGATATTTCATCTAATGGTGATGTACAGAATTTAGAGTGTTAA
- the LOC126768561 gene encoding holocytochrome c-type synthase, with protein MGNKVSAEAIPKNFPGNNGNPPPECPMHKKDTNTKNETPSECPVQHDINPYNMMPPANQQPAPDQPFTLPTNRQVSTIPRAMPDGSTEFWVYPSQQMFWNAMLRKGWRWKDEDIKQKDMEDIIRIHNANNEQAWQEVLKWEALHAKECGHPRLKSFGGKATQYSPRAQFRSLLGYELPFDRHDWIVDRCGKDVRYVIDYYDGGEVDNKFQFALLDVRPAMDSVENVWDRMKVFYMRYRYEFIGEKKDNKLTN; from the exons atgggAAATAAAGTGTCTGCAGAAGCAATTCCTAAAAATTTTCCTGGAAATAATGGAAACCCACCACCAGAATGTCCTATGCATAAAAAAGACACAAATACGAAAAACGAAACCCCTTCGGAATGTCCTGTTCAGCATGATATAAATCCTTATAACAtg ATGCCACCTGCAAACCAGCAGCCAGCCCCAGATCAACCATTCACACTACCAACAAATCGTCAAGTCTCTACAATCCCTCGTGCTATGCCAGATGGTTCTACAGAATTTTGGGTGTATCCCAGTCAGCAAATGTTCTGGAATGCAATGCTTCGTAAAGGGTGGCGTTGGAAAGATGAAGATATCAAACAAAAAGATATGGAAGATATCATAAGAATACATAATGCTAACAATGAGCAA GCATGGCAGGAAGTCTTGAAGTGGGAAGCATTGCATGCCAAGGAATGTGGCCATCCTAGACTTAAGAGTTTTGGAGGCAAAGCTACTCAATATAGTCCAAGAGCACAGTTTAGATCATTATTagg gtATGAATTGCCATTTGATCGCCATGACTGGATTGTGGATCGCTGTGGAAAAGATGTTCGCTATGTCATTGATTATTATGATGGGGGTGAAGTTGACAACAAATTTCAATTTGCTTTACTTGATGTCAGACCAGCTATGGATTCAGTTGAGAATGTTTGGGACAGaatgaaagtattttatatgaGATATCGTTATGAATTCATTggagaaaaaaaagataataaattgacTAATTAG
- the LOC126768512 gene encoding methionine aminopeptidase 2 translates to MADVKAVEELTKVIENEEEEEELDGVEETEAKDPAKKKKKKKKKKKTAGTDNIAVDNETTVSEKPETLSVEENAGEGEEKKKKKKKNKSAKTSSKVQTDPPSIPIAELFPDGNFPEGQIMDHGPAEGIDERTAKDRFSSEEKRALDRMHNYIYQEIRQAAEAHRQTRKHMRDWIKPGMTMIQICEELESTARCLIGEDGLKAGLAFPTGCSRNHCAAHYTPNTGDNTVLEYDDVVKIDFGTHINGHIIDCAFTLHFNPRYDPLVKGVQEATEVGIKASGVDVRLCDVGAAVQEVMESHEVELDGNMYQVKPIRNLNGHSIGPYRIHAGKTVPIVKGGETTRMEENEFYAIETFGSTGRGQVHDDMDCSHYMKNFDQQYVPLRLQSSKQLLNLINKNFGTLAFCKRWLERAGASRYAMALKDLCDKGVVNAYPPLCDIKGCYTAQFEHTILLRPTCKEVVSRGDDY, encoded by the exons ATGGCTGATGTTAAGGCGGTTGAGGAACTAACTAAAGTGATAGAAAATGAGGAGGAAGAGGAGGAATTGGATGGTGTAGAAGAAACCGAAGCCAAAGATCCCgctaagaagaaaaaaaagaaaaagaagaagaagaagacag CGGGAACCGATAATATAGCTGTTGATAATGAAACTACAGTATCAGAAAAACCTGAAACGCTTTCTGTAGAAGAAAATGCAGGTGAAGGAGAAgagaaaaaaaagaagaaaaagaaaaataaaagtgcTAAAACCTCAAGCAAAGTACAAACAGATCCTCCATCAATTCCAATTGCTGAACTTTTCCCAGATG GAAACTTTCCTGAGGGCCAGATAATGGACCATGGGCCAGCAGAGGGTATTGATGAAAGAACTGCTAAGGACCGCTTTTCAAGCGAAGAGAAAAGAGCATTAGACAGAATGCACAATTACATCTATCAAGAAATAAGACAGGCTGCTGAAGCTCATAGACAA ACTCGAAAACACATGCGTGACTGGATTAAACCAGGCATGACCATGATACAAATCTGTGAAGAGCTAGAATCTACTGCAAGATGTCTTATTGGAGAAGATGGTCTTAAAGCTGGACTGGCTTTTCCTACTGGTTGTAGTCGTAACCATTGTGCTGCTCATTATACACCAAACAcag GAGACAATACTGTCCTTGAGTATGATGATGTTGTCAAAATAGATTTTGGTACACATATCAATGGACATATAATTGATTGTGCATTTACTTTGCATTTCAATCCACGCTATGATCCATTGGTAAAGGGTGTCCAGGAAGCTACTGAGGTAGGAATCAAGGCTTCTGGAGTTGATGTCAGATTGTGTGATGTTGGTGCTGCTGTTCAAGAG gtGATGGAATCACATGAAGTTGAATTAGATGGAAATATGTACCAAGTGAAACCTATCCGCAATCTTAATGGCCATTCAATAGGGCCATATC GTATCCATGCGGGTAAAACTGTACCAATAGTGAAGGGTGGTGAAACAACAAGGATGGAAGAAAATGAGTTCTATGCAATTGAAACATTTGGCTCTACTGGACGTGGTCAAGTGCATGATGATATGGATTGCTCACATTACATGAAAAACTTTGACCAACAATATGTGCCTTTAAg ATTGCAGTCTTCGAAACAACTCctcaacttaataaataaaaattttggcACCCTTGCATTCTGCAAGAGATGGCTGGAACGCGCTGGTGCTTCGCGCTACGCAATGGCGCTTAAAGACTTGTGCGACAAGGGGGTGGTTAATGCCTATCCACCTCTGTGTGATATAAAGGGCTGCTACACTGCCCAGTTTGAACACACCATCCTATTGAGACCTACATGCAAAGAGGTTGTATCTCGTGGTGAtgattattaa
- the LOC126768580 gene encoding 39S ribosomal protein L55, mitochondrial, translated as MNFKALLSLKPYVFNLYNIRRLNCNVSSVTKIHREIYTRMYPTKVILPNGASINIRYHEPRQIIKLPLDLSTLSEEERKIKLEKRKPRRKVKITETVEDNFNAKKYLKYLKK; from the exons ATGAACTTTAAAGCATTATTATCACTTAAGCCTTATGTgttcaatttatataacatacgaAGATTAAATTGTAATGTATCTAGTGTAACCAAAATTCACAGAGAAATTTATACAAGAATGTATCCTACGAAAGTTATCCTACCAAATGGCGCTTCAATAAACATTAGATACCACGAACCTagacaaattataaaa ttACCTTTAGATTTAAGTACATTATCTGAAGAAGAACGAAAAATTAAGTTAGAAAAGAGGAAACCAAGAAGAAAAGTGAAAATAACGGAAACTGTTGAGGACAACTTTAATGCAaagaagtatttaaaatacttgaaaaaataa
- the LOC126768529 gene encoding BRISC and BRCA1-A complex member 2-like encodes MSIDNYSFISDISPMFRPYIQNIFHDLKLGLCKTKVDLERIGSTSIGSETQFRLVLPYCSKKLKWDIIFDPSVPWFAPDFRFDDDTFLSNADEEFLANGVPSLTKWNANDPKSLSDVISELINMYKIYQVKKLNEDESSRASFEYSALLGNALTTEQDVEVWVGGHVVEFLIKLKINTSRLPELYNDGIDRNPGIDTALLLVRYPNSTNAELILSPFLTKVLGNISLPMMHQSGVLMDYVPMVTDILNNKIQDLLNNDKLKRELLAQLIVKYEGAILEHDASSAALLFEMNDFHWILQIDIGINFPEKPPILTLRSVYHCSKGKPKFKILPSCPYNNFEGYIEQQAEIFKNECKGVIQIHQTLNLE; translated from the exons atgtctatcGATAATTATAGCTTCATAAGTGATATATCACCGATGTTTCGAccatatattcaaaatatttttcatgatttAAAACTAG gtCTGTGTAAAACTAAAGTGGACTTAGAAAGAATTGGTAGTACTTCTATTGGTTCTGAAACTCAGTTTCGGTTAGTACTACCCTAttgttcaaaaaaattaaagtgggATATAATATTTGACCCATCGGTACCTTGGTTTGCACCGGATTTCCGATTTGATGATGATACTTTCTTGAGCAATGCTGATGAAGAATTTTTAGCAAATGGTGTCCCAAGTCTTACAAAATGGAATGCCAATGATCCAAAATCCCTTAGTGATGTAATCTCAGAActgattaatatgtataaaatataccag gtaaaaaaattaaatgaagatGAAAGTTCTCGTGCTTCATTTGAATATAGTGCATTGCTAGGTAATGCTCTAACAACCGAGCAAGATGTTGAAGTTTGGGTGGGAGGTCATGTTgtggaatttttaattaaactcaaaATAAATACTTCCAGATTACCAGAGCTGTACAATGACGG GATAGATCGAAATCCAGGAATTGATACAGCTCTTCTTCTTGTTCGTTACCCTAACTCCACCAATGCAGAATTGATTCTATCACCATTTCTTACAAAAGTATTAGGAAACATATCCTTACCTAT GATGCACCAATCAGGAGTTCTAATGGATTATGTTCCCATGGTAACGGACATCTTAAACAACAAG aTTCAAGACCTTCTTAATAATGACAAACTGAAACGTGAATTATTAGCTCAACTTATTGTCAAATATGAGGGAGCAATATTAGAGCATGATGCGAGTAGTGCAGCACTGTTATTTGAAATGAATGATTTTCATTGGATTCTACAAATAGATATAG GTATCAATTTTCCAGAAAAACCTCCAATTCTGACCCTTCGTTCTGTTTATCATTGTTCTAAAGGAAAGCCCAAATTCAAAATACTTCCAAGCTGTCCATACAATAATTTTGAAGGATACATTGAACAACAagcagaaatatttaaaaatgaatgtaaAGGAGTTATTCAGATCCACCAGACTTTAAATCTTGAATAA